The window AGAGCCAAAGGACAAACTTTGGCACAGGTTAAAGCTGCACAGGTGGAATAAAAGCAGAACTGGGCCTGTGGTCACAGTCTAAAATAATCCAAAAGGCCTTAGGGAGAATGTAATCAGAAGCTCATCAGAACGCCATCACAGGAATGCAGCAGTTATAAAAGCAGCACTTTCTACACAGcgtgaagaccagagctgattACCACTGCTTGGTAATTACACAGATCCACGCATCCTggtgttattgtttgtttgttttttcctgcatTTTACTGTCTTCACATTCATGCCAAAAGAACTCTGTTATTACATGACTGATGACATATGATGTATCTAATGTATCTTTCAAGGagttaaataaaatgcagacaAGACAAATGTGCTGTGCTGCAATCAAATCAAACGGTGAATGCGTTCATTTCCCGGTTCACCACTTACTGCTTCTGAATATCTGAATCTCATTTCATCTGCACTCTTATTTCCCACTTAGTGGAGCAAGCTGCTGAGCATGCCTATTAACAGAATTAAATTGGAGTCTCACAGCAGGTTTTCATTGACTGGCCATATGGATTCCCACTGACTGGTGGCTGAAAGTATTAATCTGATAAGCAGAACAGTTCCAAAGTGTCAGGAAGCCTTCAGCACTTCTTTAAGTAAGCAAAGTTTGGCTCAGCTTCATTTGACTGTTGGCCAACGCAGATCAGTCATCACTAGGAGATTAACACGAAGATTAAGCAGGGTCTTGTTCTTAATCTGACACCAATCTCCCAAAACAAAGCTCATGTGTAGTATGTCTATACATAGTCGCACACAAAGGTTTAACTTAGCCCTCTTGACCTTTTGTATTAgtgctaaaataaaatacaccaGCTCTCTGATTTTACTGTCCTATGGTAGTatggttatttaaaataaataacattgaaaCAGGATTAAGGTGTGATGATTTTATTATCAGTTTATAAAGCATTTCTTCAGGTCTGGCTGTACCTTTCCCTGCTTCGAGCTGCAACCCCCTCCCCTTCGTAAACAGAATAAGGGTAGGGTGTCAGCAGCAATCGATTCAAAGGACATGTCCTCAGCCTGGTATACAATGGCGATGGCTGCAGCTCATTGCAGTGTGCTCCTTTATGAATGGGGAGCAACAGCAGCTCCTTGAAAATTAGATGCTCAGTCGACCGACAAAACGGACACCTTGggaatgcacacatgcacagctCTGCAGCTGCCCTAGCACTGACGGCACAGTACTCTAAATCGCAGATATCAGAGATCATGCCAGGTGGATGTGAGCTACAGGAACTCGCAGAACATTTGGTTTCCATCAAAAATGCCTTTATTAACCTTAAACAAAATGAGTTACATTAAAACCCGAACATGAAATGAAGGTATGTTTCAGCTACACATGCGCACATGGTTACGTTCCATTGCAGAAAATAGCTTGGGGTGTAGATGTTACAGTAAAAACTGGTTGCACAGGAATTACAGAAATCAAAAATATCACTGACAAGACAGCAGATCAAGGAAGAAATGTTGTAAAATGGTCGTAGACAGAGGTGAGTTAGGCTTTCGATGGTgagcaaaagcaaaaatacGACAAATGATGGCAAACATTTTGTTCTGTAACTATTCACAAGAAAAGCTTTACAACATCACATTTCCTTCCTCTTGCTGCCCACTCAGTCAACTACAATCATAAGTCGCTCATATTAAAAGTTATCAAACACTAAATATATCTCATGTCGCCTCCTTCTTCACCATCAGAGTTTCCATATTTCATAGTCACTTACACTCACCATCTTAAACTTCTCTTACACATCTCTAAGTGAACTCACAGCTTAGTATGATGAGAGTACACCGATATTTGTGTACATAGAGTGTCCAATATAGTCcttattttcatgtttgtttgtgttttacattttgatGCATATATTAGGGATAATCTATCACATCTTATTGTTAAAACATTTTGGGAGAAAATATCAATTTGTGGCATTCCTAATTCTAACAATAGCCATTACTCAAATGTTCCTGGAGACAAATTTGTTTGCTTTAacgagttttttttttaaacacagtacTTTGATAACACTTTACAGCACCAAAGGATAACAAGCTTGTACCATTCTAATTTCTCAATTCTGcctttaaaatgattcaaagtaCACACAACATAGAACAGCAGGAAGACATTCAGTATGAAacattaacacatttacatacatacttatatatcagtgagttatgAATTGATTATGGTGAAAATCTAAGACCACAGACCCATCTTCTTTGTAGTAGAGATGCACCAATAGCAACAGCAGTGTTGGAGATGCCAGAATAAAAATAGCATCCAGATTTGTCATCTacaaatgacatttttatattgcaaaacTAGTTCGACAGTTGCATTAACGGGGCTGTGGGATCGCcacagttttcacagtttttgcgATGCTAAACCAACAGGTTCAAATGTAACAGATAACAGACAACACAATTATATTCACACAGTCTCTTGTGTCAAGCAACCCCAACACTCTATTGTTATCTAGTAAGTAAATACGACCACATATGAGCCAAACATTAAATTCAAAAATCACAGTTTGTGTTGGCAGTGATCAGTTGGCTATTGATGCATCTCTCTAAGCCCACATCAGTCACCTCAGCCTGGATAATTAATGCTTTCTGGTATTGCATTGCATGGATGCTTGAACAAAGTTTACACAGACCAAAGCAGACAATATGCAAATACCCACTGGTGTAACAGCATAATACACTAAATTCTGCTATGACAGGACATTAGATATTCACAATGTATTTAAATAAACCAATGAGAGAAATTCAGCTCTGTACGTTCTAAAGTTAAGTTGCATGATAGGAACTATGATCGCTCATCTCATCAAAACTGATCTAATATGATCAGGTAGAGCACTGTAGCCCTGACATAAATTATGTCATCTTTGGAGACAACCGATACTGATGGATTCACAGTGGAAGTGCTCCAAAAACTAAGTGGTTACAGGAATAGTCTCTGTCAACATCCTGGCACGATGGCCTCATTAAATGGAGAGCTTCCCTGTGAGGCCATGATGATGTAAACAAAGGCCAAAGTGATGTTCAGATTACAGTCTGAGCACTGGAATTAAAAGCAACATGTCTGCTGTTCCTCTAGCAGCTAAAGGCTAAACTTTGCACATGCTCGCTTTGATATTATTGTACAGATTTTTAAAAGCGCGGTGGATATTGGCATTTAACTGAAATGATTTGAACAACAGATAAGCTTCGTCAGCCACAGTGAAGGCGAGAGGCTTTGGAAGGCAGCTCGCCTCTGATCTAAGTAAAAACACCTTAGACGTGAGACACGCTTTTGTCCAGAAATGACAATAACATTTATAAAGGTGTACTGTGTGATGAAAGCGAGCAGACAGTTTGCAATTTGAGAATGAAAGACAGTGAATCAGTTCACATAATTTTGGTAAAGTGTAAGAAGTGTGAGGAGCAGCACTATTCTTGCACCAATGACTATTGTGTACATTTAAAGCAGCTAAAGCTAGTTAAACACAGCCACCTGTGTGATAGCTACTTGGACTATAGACAGACCTGCTCTGTGAAAAATATAGTTAAGCAGTGTTGTCAAGAATCTTAGATATTTTTGTTTCGAGgctgtacatgtacaataagacggttttctttaaatatattagttaaaaaataattgttGTGAAAATAAGATCTGTTCTTTAGCAGTCAAcctgaagaagagaagaaacaaaaaaggtcCACGTAATCAGAGGTAAACTTAACCTTTCAAACAGCCACTTCAGACATTTTCCTTGTGATAAAAGCTATGCTAGAGGATTTCATTCAGATAAAACAAGAAATTACTGTAAAGAATAAGAGTCCTGAAAAACCTGTTCTTTATCTTTATcgttatattcatatatattatTTAGTTTAATATTACTTCATTGTCTTTGAACTTTGTCAAACCACCTTGTTCTTCATACTTTAAATATGCAAAACGTAAAATAATTTATGTTGAATAGGCTACAAATGTATTGCTAAGAGGCAGATTTTTGTATGGTTAAGTATGATGTCCCTGGATTGTTTTACATTGTAAATTTAATGACGATAACCATCTAATGCATTTAACTCCATTCAAGCCCAACGAagaaaatactgtacaacacaaatcAACAACTCCCTACATCATGGCTTAGAATAAGGCATTTAAATGGCGTGATAGTAGGAAATAATAAGTTGAATATCTAAATTAAATAATCACCTTATATCTCCATCTTTTATCGGGGGGGATAAGACATGTTTACCCCTGTCTGCAGGTGACCACCAGGGGCGTATGCTACCATCAGCTAAAAtgctttctttttgcttttgagtcgatgtttgcacacatgcaaACTGACAGTTACAGCATCTTGAAATGAGTATGATGCCTGAAGTTGGCATTACCCGGCACGTTCTCCGTGGCGCGTGTTTTTATATTACATAACGAGAACATGCCCTCCCAAAGGGCACCAAGCTGTACAGAGCCCTGACATCAAGGCAACATATCGAACAGCATCCCACACCGGGAAGCCTATCAGGCTTAAACAGCAGGCCATTTCAACCCTCGGTGCGTCGCCACCACAGGGTCACTGTTTGAAATATTGTGgtaaaatattttctctgtcACGGAATGTATACAGCTGACAATGACGGAATAGTAATAATACGAATCTTTTGTTTTACAGGCTAATAAGGTACCCGGGGATCAATTGCGCTCAAATGGCGCAAGTGTGTCACTGCATACGCCAAAGCTCAGATAAAATGAATCCATCCGTTTTCCCATTCCCGAGGTGGAGACATCTTGAACCGGTGACGACGGACTTTGTAGTTGTTGCCGTTATTATTGTCCCAAAACTCTTGCCCGCCGACACAGTATTTAATTGCAAATTGCAATGTTCCTCCGTTGTCTAGGTAGGTGGGCATAACTATCTTGAAACAGAACTTGTCAGTGACACCGTCGCTCGAGTTAGGAACATAGGACGCCAAACTGTCCATAAAGGTTATCCAGTTGTTTAGGGAATACCGCAAAGAGACGCTCTTTTCGAAAGCCAGATTTAACACGCGCACGAAGCCGCAGAGGCTGAATTCGTCTGCCTCCACGGTCTCCAACAGGACTTTTACCTCCCTCACTTTCTGCTCGAAGCCGGGTAATGTGCCTGGGTTGGTGAACTGCAATTCCATGAACACAGACTGCGCAGGAGCCCGGGGGAATTTTGTGTCCAAGTGATGAAGGTGAAGGGGTCCCTTGGGTAATTTTGCCATTATGCGCTCAGGCACCTCGGGAACATCTGTGTCGTCAAAGTGCTTCACTGAAATGAGCTCCAGGCCCAGGGAGTCCGCGAAACGGACTTTTTTCTTAATGGTTGGGCTTCTGCTGCGGGCGATCTCTAACTTTGCTCTCTCTGTAGGTGTAGGCAAAGACTTGCACCTCCGACGCAGATTAGGGCTCTGTGGAGGCTTCAGGGAAATCTCTCTGCCCCTTGGCCTCTCATCCACCACTGCGCTCTCGATAGGCTCACAAGTGGCGTTCACCATGTCAAAATCCTCCCCATCTTCAAGCCTCGGATTTGACGCTGCAAGACTCCCGAATAGTCCAGCTATGCAACTGTAGTTCCTCGGCAGGCAGTTCTTTGGGGGAAGCATGACCGCGACAGGGTGCGCAGACTCCGCTTCCATAAAACGCTGGAGTCCCTGAACTGCAGAGCCGGAGTAGTCGTGATGGAGAAAAACCGGCGATGCAAGAGATGAAGCCGTCAGGTGTTAGTGTGCAACTCCGGGATAGGTGCTCTGCCTGCGTCAGAAGCTGACTCTCTGCAGCCTTGGACCAATAAACCAAAGTGTTGTTGCTTTCCGCAATTAGTGCGACTCTCCTCTTGCAGATGCTtcattaaaaaactaaaaaaactaaaatccaccataaaataaatatgaagaATTGTTTGctcaaaaaacaacagcaacaaaaatttCCAATTCCTTCCTCTTCACATCAAATATCTCCTCGTTTCCACTTAAACGTGGGAAAATTCATGCGTGTTCTCTCACAGTTGATCTCTTCCCGGGGCAGAGGTTGACGTCTCATCTACATGTACGTGCAGAGATGCGCGTTTAACAGACCAAAATGGTTTCCTTCTTCACAGGTTATCAGCTGGTTTACTTCCCTGTTTGAACGCTGCGACATTGAAAAAAACCCTGcatgaaataaataatgtagGTGCATCAAAAACAGTATGTGCTTTTGTCTTCAGTCTGGTACATCCAGATATTGTGTGCATAACTAGATTATCAAGCGGTCCcgtgtaaaaaataaagctattgtgttgatttttttataCTTAATACAGATATAGGACAGTGTAGGCAGTAGTCTGCAGCAGGAGCGCAGGAACCCCTCCCCCTTTCTCTGCGTCATGCCTTGACGGTACGGGCTTTTAAGTGTCACCATGACGACGGCGTTGGAGTTGGTCTCTAAAGGCATTCACCGCTTCTTCCGCTTTTGTCCTACAAAACTCTCAACCGGGAAATAAAAAAGTCGCCACCACGAAAGATAGCACACAGCAGAAGTTGTTTGTGAGTAGCAACAAATATTATTCATGTATTTCTTTAATTTCCTTGTTTAATAATCCAGTTTGCTTTAATTTGCTAAGCAAAATAAGTTGATCATATTTACAGTAAAAGTGCTACTCAAGATgcatttttaagtatttaaggtAATTCTGTTTTCTATGACCCTTTCGAGATCTCACCATGAGTCAAAGGACTAACTACATCATGACCTCGCAAGAAAGGGATCACACAGCTGTGGACGGAGCAGACGGGGAGCTGTCAGTACCGGAGAACCCAGCTGACGAGCACGAAATAGCAGAAAGGAGACTTGTTGAAAGCCTTTTAGATACCAGCGAGGAAAACTTCTTGAATGAGAAGGAGCTAAATGAGTTCCATTGTTACTCTGGTTGGGAGGATGCTGTAAGTGATCCAATATCCTGTTACTGTACCTCTCTTAATTTGTTACCTATATGTAGTTGcaaatgttgtttttaagtAGCCTAAGTGTCTTCTATGTCACAGTTTGGACATAGGCGCCTTCcctaattcttatttttttgtggtttttttacACTTATGTGTTTCAGATaatcaaattttaatattagtcaATGATAACCctagtaaatacaaaatgcaaaaagaCATCCATGAGAGAGGTCCAAGGAGAAAATCATTCCTgaacaaaaagaacacaaaggctctCCTCAAATTTGCCAGAAAAACATCTCAATGATTCTCAGAAgttttgggaaaatattttgTAGAGTGGAAGGTTTGCATTCCATTACATCTGATGTAAAGCGAACACAGAGTTTTATAAGAAGAACATCATATtagcagtcaaacatggtggtggtaatgTGATGATCTGGGTACgatgagctgaaacacaccagcaagtccccctctgaatggtttaaaaaaacaaaaacaaaatgaaggtttCATAGTGGCCTAGTGAGTCTTAAATCAGATTGGGATATgtttgtcacggttctgggtccgttggacccagtattttgagtttattatgttttggtttaattttgcattatggattgttttcttattctcttgtaGTGCTTGTGTTGGTGGcggcgatgatgatgatgattattattagtattattattattattagagtttCTGTTTATTCGTGTTTTGGAATTGTGGTCATGTATtgtttgagttccatgtgttatattctgcctctcagtctgcgtccttgtttagtggtttatggtttcctgttttgttttgaaggcGTGTGCTTTATGTTAATGTGAGCAgctttgttccccctgtctcgttagccctgatctctccctgctgtgtctccctcctgttgccgaTTCCCTCATTACtgccctgtgtatttaagccctgtgttttcccgtGCTCGTTGTCGCGatctccctcatgctgtgtgtttctcccTGTGTCTCCCTATGTGTGTATTGTTAGATTTGtctcagtttaggtttttgtagATGTTCTTGGTTTAGCAATAAACGCTGCCTTTTGAGTTCAATCCCGTTTCtagtgagtttgcgtttgggtccaattcctgcctgcacacagcgaAACATGACAATGTTGACATGACATGACCATTGATCCCTGAAAACGTTTctgtgtggctgaattaaaacaattctgtaaATAAGACTGGATCAAAATTCtaccacagtgatgtgaaagactcattccccgctgccaagggtggcacaaTCAGTTAAtaggtttagggggcaattATTTTTTCACATAGAGTGAGAGCGATTTGGATaactatttttcttaaaaaatcaTCACTTAACAACTAATGACCTTTGTCTGATATTAATATTGATTATCTGAAACATCTAAgtatgacaaatatgcaaaagaaaactttttttggTCACATTTTATAATGATGGACAGAATCTGACTTTTTTGCAGTAAACTAAACTGCAGCTGCTGATGTCAGTGGCTCCAACTTTCGCCTTGCATTTTTGAAGTTGATTAGTCACTATCAGCATCATATTGATGGAAAAGACAGCAAAGCTATTTAGCCAGCATGCACAGTGTCTAATCTAAATGGAATATCTTCATTCGCGTATTATTAATCACATCTGTGCTTTTACTGCTTTCCTCCTATTTGCATGTTTCTTACTTGATTCAATAAGTATTTTTACTTTGTGATTTTCAGCTTTAAACATATccaaacttaacaaaaaaacttGGTTTTGCAACAGGTTTATGGTTGGGCCAGAGTTGTTCCCCTGAGCTGCATACTTTTGACTTCAAACACATACAAGAAACCAAAGCATAAGGAGGCTGACAATGGAACTCCTTCATCTGATGACCCAGTACCTTCTAATGCAGACAGCTCAGTCAGCATTACAGAGCAGCACTGTGAGTCTCATGCAGGCCTggataattttaagaagtttgtgTCAGTAAATCAGCAGACAGGATCTTGGAGTCAAACTGCTATGGCAGCTCAACAGACAGATGCTGCAGAATGTCCTTTCCTTAAAGCCATGCAGAGAAATCAGACACATCTCTTACTGGAAGAAAAGATATATGAGAGGGGGATGGATAAAGAGACACTTTCTCAGCATCACCATCTGTCTTCAAAATATTCTGTGCCAGAGAACAAGCCTGCTAAACCTCGGAAACATAGTCATCGTCCCAATAACAGAGTGGTTCCCATTAAAAACTTCACATTTCTACCACCTATTAAACCACCTCACCTGATTGCCAAGGCCAGTGATCATCTCTGTAGACACAAGAAGACTCCAGAGAAACAAACCTCAGAGAAAAACTGTTTCCTTTTAGACAAGCAGCGTGGAACAAGGGGAACTAGAGTGGACACTGCTACTAATTCAGATATTTCCACTTTCTCTGCAGCGCTGACCTCCAAGTACCAGACATTTTGGCAAAACCCTCACAATGTTTTGATACCAAGAGGTATTGAATACAATGTCTTCCAAACCTGACTCAATGCACGTCTCTCACAAGGAATTTCACAAATCCAAATGCACCCTGTAGAGCTGCCTCTTCTCTGCCTCACTTCACTTTTAAGCTGAATGAGGCATGTGAAATAAACATCTGTCATGTGAACATTTAAGTATGCAGTAATTTTAGTTTCTCAGGTACAACTAAGCAAAGGCAACATCTTTTATTATAAAGGGCATCCTGTCTGTCACCCTCACTCAATCACATTTCCATTAAAATACACTTAGCTGGAAGAAGAAATTCAGCCTGGCATAATAGTAGCACTGGTAGTCgctaatatttttaaatttgagcAGACTACAACTTGGCCAGAACTTTAACATCGCACTGCAGCTCGTTTCTCATAATATAAACTATGGCCAAACTACTGCAGCTGCTTAATACAGTTTAACTTTTATATTAGTAAACAAGGGATTGGTAATTGTTAGGGATTATGGGTGGAGCCAGGGTTCTTTCTAAAAATGCCAAGGGTCATGTTGGTTTCCAAGGTCAACATGACTCACGGCCTGTTTTCAGTCAGTTGTTATAATACTGTTTAAGCTGTGGCAATTTTGTTACcttattacatttatttgtattgCTCTAATTCTTTTCCCTACCTACATAGATGTAAAATAAATGCACAGGCCTGGATTTAGTAGGTTTATACAGGGCAGGTTGTAACTGcatcaaaagaagaaaaaaggtaCAATATTATAaaggttttttgtgtttttttagaaAAAGCTAATAGTGCAAAATTTGTTTCGCACAACCAAATCTTAAGAGACGATGACATCATGTGTGCAATTGTAATACTGAACTCAAGATCACTTGAATAAAAGATGTATGACCCACTTatgacctttttaaaaaaaaaaaaaaacattgatcgTGTTTGTCCATCTTTCAGCAACTACTTTCCTATTTttgttttggggaaaaaaaatgagcaCAGTCAACACTTGCCAGCAGTTTATTAACGACATCTACAATCTATCTTGAACAATAATTAAAGGCAGCCATTAAGTTGACACatgtaggcaacagaaaaatcaaatcaattctgcaaaaacaaatattttgtgcTGGAAAAATATCTGCACGCACTCCCTACAAGGAGAAAGTAAAGCACTGTAATGGACACCTGAAAGTGACATAGCTTTAACCCATTCAAATATAGGCATTTTTCCCCATTCCACTAAACCTGCAAGGAAACAGCTATATTGTATTAGAATTTAGGAATTACAAGTTGGAATTACTGCTTTAAAACGAAATGTGTTCAGACTTCATAGGCGTGAAACCTTACTAAAATAGCGAAATTATCCATAAACCCACTGGGAATagtgacagaaacaaaaaacaaaaaaaacccaaagcatAATATGTCTGGGCACAGTGTCATTATTGTGTACATTCTTCAGATTTAATAAACATCCATAAAGTGTAATGACATTAAACACTAGTCATTTAAGATGTGATGGAATCAAAGTAATTCTTTTCAATCAAATGCTGCAAAGGAATATTTTCATGTGACAGCGTAAATCTTTCCATAAACATGAAGCAGATGCATTCTCACATTGCATGCAATCACGATAAAAACACCAATACTAAACAgataaaacatgcaaaacaaagactgaaagGATTTggatatttttcattgtttattcATCACGATATATTCTAGTATAAACATGACTTTAAAGCAGCAAATTATCTGTAACAGAACTCAAGTTAATACTTGGGTTAAGGCACCAACAcaacaaaaatggaaaataaacaaggcCTATAGCTCTATGTTCTCAGGTAGAACAGTCTCTATGTGGTGCCTATGAGGTAACTGAGGTCACAgtataacaaaaaagaaaaatgggggtggaaaaaaaagttacatttaGTGATTTGAAAAAATTAGTGTGGAAAATTGGGTCTAAAATGTAAGTCCTTTCCgttaaaagaacaaaacaaaacactgtgcTAATCTGTGCTAATCCTAGCTCTAATCCACTGTTTTTGTGTACTGTAACATTACTGGATCACTTCAGCAGTGTACTGCTAATGTATACACTTACACCCAGCTAATGAATAAGTTAAAGACGATGACAGCCTAGCCTGCTTACTGACTTAAGTCGACCTCTTAACTAGAGGCCTTGACACAAAAAGTGTTTACACAACATTAGACTTCACAATCACATTTCAATGCAAGGTGCGCAACACGGgacaaacattttgttttttactttgtgCCAGGTTATATTTCAACAACACATCTTTTGCTTTGAGCAATGCAaagcctttattttgaaaaagaaaatctcacttgtcatgttttcaACTGCCTGCAATGTCAGAGTTTATAGTCTTGTTGCCACTGACAAGGTAACATTGAAGATGCAGCATTCAGACGCACATGTGCAGAATCAATATTTTATGTTGTGCTGCTTAAAGGCTTCATGCGCATTGCATACGTATGTAAACTAAGCGTACAATATTGTATACTGTACAGCTGAGATGAGATTGTTTTACAGCAGTACATCTATATTTGAAAGCTGTCATACAAGGTAGCAATTTTACAAGCCTTTCATGACAGCCATATATAGGTATGGATGTCATCCCTTTCAAGTGCAGAGCTAAACTTTATGTAATGTTAAGTATTTTTACAACTTCTTAAGACCAAACATTGACCAGTCATAGCGGCTACGCACTGAAATATACAAGTAAGCTTGCATTTTAGACAAGACATGTACAATGTTACCTTATGtgcaaataaatatgtaaactgTCACGGGAGCTCATGGGTCATGCCCACTGAGCTAATAAAGTGCAGCAATGCTGTCAGGATAGACACCAGGAAGGGCTCTGGACATTATGCCCCCAGTGGAATGGTTGAAAACATATCTGCAGACTTCTTGCTGCTAAGACTATGGTTTGATTTGCCAGAGGACAGCATAAACCATTTACTCTTAAAGGAAGAGGCAGATATCAGAAACCTTTATTGCAAAGCCATGGGAAGCTTCAGCTGTTGGGTTTCTCAGAATGCTGAAACAGAGCACAAAGTTCTTCACATGTCTGGGTTTCCACAGAGCTGAAATGGGACTCCATGTTCCACGCCAAGTCTGCTGACAGGAAGTCATCCATGACAGTTTGGGTTTCGTTGCTGGTCAGGAACAGATTTCCTAGGCCTTCTGCTTGGCTAGtcac is drawn from Oreochromis aureus strain Israel breed Guangdong linkage group 1, ZZ_aureus, whole genome shotgun sequence and contains these coding sequences:
- the LOC116335790 gene encoding protein phosphatase 1 regulatory subunit 3E, producing the protein MEAESAHPVAVMLPPKNCLPRNYSCIAGLFGSLAASNPRLEDGEDFDMVNATCEPIESAVVDERPRGREISLKPPQSPNLRRRCKSLPTPTERAKLEIARSRSPTIKKKVRFADSLGLELISVKHFDDTDVPEVPERIMAKLPKGPLHLHHLDTKFPRAPAQSVFMELQFTNPGTLPGFEQKVREVKVLLETVEADEFSLCGFVRVLNLAFEKSVSLRYSLNNWITFMDSLASYVPNSSDGVTDKFCFKIVMPTYLDNGGTLQFAIKYCVGGQEFWDNNNGNNYKVRRHRFKMSPPREWENGWIHFI
- the LOC116335795 gene encoding uncharacterized protein LOC116335795, producing MSQRTNYIMTSQERDHTAVDGADGELSVPENPADEHEIAERRLVESLLDTSEENFLNEKELNEFHCYSGWEDAVYGWARVVPLSCILLTSNTYKKPKHKEADNGTPSSDDPVPSNADSSVSITEQHCESHAGLDNFKKFVSVNQQTGSWSQTAMAAQQTDAAECPFLKAMQRNQTHLLLEEKIYERGMDKETLSQHHHLSSKYSVPENKPAKPRKHSHRPNNRVVPIKNFTFLPPIKPPHLIAKASDHLCRHKKTPEKQTSEKNCFLLDKQRGTRGTRVDTATNSDISTFSAALTSKYQTFWQNPHNVLIPRGIEYNVFQT